In Tepidimicrobium xylanilyticum, the DNA window GACACAATATAAAAAAAGACTATTTTTGAAAGGTGGATAATGGGTGAAAACTTTTTGGAAAGTCTTTATTGTGTCCTTCTTTTTTTTCATATTTGCAATTTTATTAGGCTCTTATTCCTATATCAAATCCAGTGGACAAAAATTTATAATTAGCATAGGGGCTGGAGAATATGCAAAAGAAGAAAAAGCTCAAGAAGAAAAGGATATTCAGGTAAAAACTTATGCATCACTTTCTGAAGCCTTTAAAGATGATAGCAGATTGAATGTGATTCTATTGGGGATGGAAGACATTAGGACTGATACCATAATCTTTGCAACTTTTGATTTAAATACTAAGAAGCTGGATGCTATCTCTATTCCTAGGGATACCTATATACATAGAAAGGGGCACGACAGAGGGGAAGATAGAAAGATTAATGCAATTTTTGGGGAACATGGAATCGATGGAGTTAAAAAGGCAGTATCTCACATATTAGAAGGGGTACCGATCCATCATTATATTATATTAGATTATGAAGGAGTGGAGAATATCATCGATTCTATTGGCGGGGTTGAAGTGGTGGTACCTTTCCACATGAAATATGAGGATCCAACTGCTAATCCGCCTTTAAGTATTGATATAAAAGAAGGAAAGCAGATTTTGGATGGAAAGAAAGCTTTGGGTTTTTTAAGGTATAGGAAAGGGAATGACAATAAAAGCGGTTATATAGATGGGGATTTAGGGAGAATTAAGGCTCAGCAACAGTTTCTTAAATCTTTGGCAGATAAGGTTTTATCCTATAGATTGCCTTTAGTGGTAAAGAATGCATTAGAATACGTTGAAACGGATATTAGACTTTGGGAGGCTCTCTCTTATTCAAGGAAGGCTTTAGGAATTAAACCAGAGGATATAACGTTTTCGACTTTGCCAGGAAAAGCAGAGTTAAAAAGAATTCAAGGGAGGATACTGTCATATTTTATTTTCGAACCTGAGGAAGTGAAGAGGAGATTGGAGGATATTTACAATGTAAATAAGGAATCCTCACAAAATCCTTAAAATATAGCTCCCTAAAAATTGGGAGCTATATGGCTTCTTTTTTATTGTGTTCAAGGAGGGAGTCGCCAATGGAATATATATTTCCTGCACCCATGGTGACGACCACATCTCCTTTTTCCGCATTATTAATGATGTAATTTTCAATATCCTCAAAGGAAGAAATGTATTTAGCATCTATTCCATTTTTTAATAGGGCATCTACTAAATGGGTAGAATGGATGAGGCCATTATCCTGTTCCCTAGCTGCGTATATATCGGGTATTATTACCTTGTCAGCTTCGGAGAAGGACTGGGCAAAGTTTTCTAGTAATAATTTAGTTCTTGAATAGGTGTGAGGTTGGAATATGCACCAAATTTTATTTTTTGTTGAATTTCTTAAAGCTTTTAAAGAAGCTTTAATTTCAGTTGGGTGATGAGCGTAATCGTCTATTATCTTGATGCCGTTTATAATTCCTTTTAACTCTAAGCGTCTATTAGTCCCCTTATAGTCATTTATTGAATTGATTATGGTATCAATAGGTAATCCCAAAACATAACCAGTAGCTATGCTGGCTAAGGCATTATATACATTATGAACTCCCATTATACTTAATTCCACTGGATATAAAGACTCACTGCCTATGTTAAGCATGAATCTAGGATAGCCTTCTGATGAAAAGGAGATATTTTCAGCGGTCAAATCAGCTTTATTATTTAATCCAAAGGTAATTACTTTTGCTTTAGTATTTTCTATAACCTTATGAGCATTAGGGTCATCGGCATTTATTATTAAATGGCCATGAGGTTGAATATTCTGTCCATATTGAACAAATGTATTTACTATATGATCTATGTTTTCAAAATAATCTAAGTGTTCTTCTTCCATATTCAGTATAATGGCTATAGTAGGAAAATACTTTGTAATATTGCCTTTGTATTCGCAAGCTTCCGTTACAAGGTATTTTTTTGATCCTAATTTTACATTGCCGCCTATTTCGTTTAATTGACCACCTAGTAAAATTGTGGGCTTTAAAAGAGAACGGTTTAAAATAGTTGCTATCATACCAGTAGTGGTGGTTTTTCCATGGGTTCCAGATACAGCAATTGAGTTTTCATAGTTTTTCATTAGAGCCCCAAGAAAGGTAGCCCTATCAACCATAGGTATATTATTTTTTAGGGATTCCTCCAGTTCCTCGTTATCCTTAGAAATTGCATCAGTATAAACCACTAAATCTGCTTTTTCTACGTGACTTTTATTATGACCTATGTATATATTAGCACCTAAGTTCTTTAACCTTTCTAATATATAACCTTTATTCATATCTGAACCAGATACTTTATAGCCTTCAGCCAACAGTATTTCTGCTAGACCACTCATGCTAATCCCACCAATTCCTATAAAATGGATGTGAGAATATTTATGGTCCTCTATGCAAAATTCAAACATAAACTTACCTCCTGTGTTAATTGAATGAATAGTCTTCTACAATATTATTACCAAGTTACGTATTAATATTATTTTATTCTAATAATAGTTTTTTGTCACTGCTTGATTATATCATATTATTATAAAGAGAAAAAGGCAATATGAAAGAATCATACAAAAAATGTCAATGCAAATCTTCATGGATAAACTTTCATGGATACAAATAAGGACTGAGAACTGAAAAATTTTCTTGAATAAGAAGGATTTTTGAAAAAAATAGAGAATATAAAGAATATTCGAATATATTTTGACTTCTATGGAAGGTGGTGAACATTACTGTGAAGGTAACTGACGTAAGAATTAGAAAAATTACAGAGGAAGGAAAGATGAAAGCAATTGTATCAGTAACTTTTGACGAAGAGTTTGTTGTGCATGATATTAAAATAATTGAAGGGCAAAATGGGTTATTTGTAGCTATGCCAAGCAGGAAGATGCCTGATGGTGAATTTAGAGATATAGCTCATCCTATCAATGCGGAAACTAGGCAAAAAATTCAAAGTGCAATTTTTGAAGAATATGAAAAGGTGTTGATAGCTGAGTAAAAAGGGTCATATGACCCTTTTTTACTTTTAATAAATATCCATTGAGTCATTATATTTAATAAAATCAAATATTTAGTATGGAATTATATATTAAATAGGTTAAAATATATTTGGAAAGTAAATATTAAAAGAGGTGTTAGCATGAATATATCAATTATATTAGCAGCAGGAGAAGGTACAAGGATGAAATCGAAAATTCCTAAGGTGTTACATAAGATATGTGGGAAACCCATGTTGGAATATGTATTAAGGGCTAGTAAAAATGCTAATATAGAGAAGAACTATGTAATAGTAGGCCATATGGGAGATAAGGTCAAGGAGGAGTTTAATGAGTGGGATGTGGTTTTTAAGACCCAGCCTATTGGAGAAGAATATCCTTATGGCACTGGTTATGCAGTTATGCAGGCTATTGATTATATTGAAGATCATAGCAATGTGGTTATTCTTTATGGTGATACCCCTCTTATAACAGGAGAAACTATTAAGAAGCTTATTGATTACCATGAAAATAATGGTTACGATGGCACAGTTTTAACTGCTCACTTGGAAGATCCAACTGGTTATGGTAGAATTGTTAGGGACTCAAAAGGTCAAATATTAAAAATTGTAGAGCATAAAGATGCAACGGAAGAAGAGTTAAAAATTAAAGAGATCAATTCGGGTATATATTGTTTTAAAGGAGAAAAGCTTAAAAGAGCCTTAAACAATATTACAAATGATAATGCTCAAGGTGAATATTATATTACCGATGTGATAACAATTTTAAAGGAAGAGGGGAGCAGAGTTGGTGCCTATGCAATAGAGGATTCTAACGAAATCCATGGCATTAATTCAAGAGTGCAATTATCCTTCAGTGAGAGGATTATGAGAGAAAGAATTAATAAAGAACATATGGAAAAGGGAGTAACCATAATAAACCCACAAAATACCTATATAGAACCCGATGTTATTATTGGAAACGATAGTATAATATATCCGGGAACCGTAATTACTGGGAAGTCTATAATAGGAGAAGATTGCATTATAGGTGAAAATTGTAGAATTGAGGATAGTAAGATTGGCAATGGCGTGCAAATATATTCATCTACAATTACTGAAAGTACCGTAGGCGATGAATGTAAGATTGGACCCTATGCTCATTTGAGGCCAAATAGCCATTTAGGAAATAAGATAAAAATTGGGAATTTTGTAGAAGTAAAGAATTCTACCATTGGAGATAATTCTAAAGCAGGGCATTTGGCCTATATAGGAGATGCAGATGTCGGTAAAAATGTAAACATTGGTTGTGGTGTGGTGTTTGTTAATTATAATGGCCGTTCTAAATTTAGGTCTTTAGTTGAAGACAATGCATTTATTGGAAGTAATACTAATTTAGTAGCTCCTGTAATTGTGAGAAAATGGGGTTATGTTGCAGCAGGCTCTACTATTACTGAAGAAGTTGGAGAAGGTTGCCTTTCCATTGCAAGGGCAAGGCAGATAAACAAAGATGGATGGGTGGAAAGAAAAGGTTTAAAGAGAGAATAACTAATGGGAGGAATTATCAATGGAATTACAGAGGGGAAAAATTAAAGTTTTTTCAGGAAATGCTAATAAGGGGTTGGCAGAAAGCATTTGTAGGGAATTAAATATACCTTTAGGGAAATGTGAAGTAGGAAAGTTTAGTGATGGTGAAATATTCGTAAATGTTGATGAAACCGTTAGAGGGCATGATATATATATTATTCAACCTA includes these proteins:
- a CDS encoding LCP family protein translates to MKTFWKVFIVSFFFFIFAILLGSYSYIKSSGQKFIISIGAGEYAKEEKAQEEKDIQVKTYASLSEAFKDDSRLNVILLGMEDIRTDTIIFATFDLNTKKLDAISIPRDTYIHRKGHDRGEDRKINAIFGEHGIDGVKKAVSHILEGVPIHHYIILDYEGVENIIDSIGGVEVVVPFHMKYEDPTANPPLSIDIKEGKQILDGKKALGFLRYRKGNDNKSGYIDGDLGRIKAQQQFLKSLADKVLSYRLPLVVKNALEYVETDIRLWEALSYSRKALGIKPEDITFSTLPGKAELKRIQGRILSYFIFEPEEVKRRLEDIYNVNKESSQNP
- the murC gene encoding UDP-N-acetylmuramate--L-alanine ligase; this encodes MFEFCIEDHKYSHIHFIGIGGISMSGLAEILLAEGYKVSGSDMNKGYILERLKNLGANIYIGHNKSHVEKADLVVYTDAISKDNEELEESLKNNIPMVDRATFLGALMKNYENSIAVSGTHGKTTTTGMIATILNRSLLKPTILLGGQLNEIGGNVKLGSKKYLVTEACEYKGNITKYFPTIAIILNMEEEHLDYFENIDHIVNTFVQYGQNIQPHGHLIINADDPNAHKVIENTKAKVITFGLNNKADLTAENISFSSEGYPRFMLNIGSESLYPVELSIMGVHNVYNALASIATGYVLGLPIDTIINSINDYKGTNRRLELKGIINGIKIIDDYAHHPTEIKASLKALRNSTKNKIWCIFQPHTYSRTKLLLENFAQSFSEADKVIIPDIYAAREQDNGLIHSTHLVDALLKNGIDAKYISSFEDIENYIINNAEKGDVVVTMGAGNIYSIGDSLLEHNKKEAI
- the spoVG gene encoding septation regulator SpoVG; the protein is MKVTDVRIRKITEEGKMKAIVSVTFDEEFVVHDIKIIEGQNGLFVAMPSRKMPDGEFRDIAHPINAETRQKIQSAIFEEYEKVLIAE
- the glmU gene encoding bifunctional UDP-N-acetylglucosamine diphosphorylase/glucosamine-1-phosphate N-acetyltransferase GlmU, whose amino-acid sequence is MNISIILAAGEGTRMKSKIPKVLHKICGKPMLEYVLRASKNANIEKNYVIVGHMGDKVKEEFNEWDVVFKTQPIGEEYPYGTGYAVMQAIDYIEDHSNVVILYGDTPLITGETIKKLIDYHENNGYDGTVLTAHLEDPTGYGRIVRDSKGQILKIVEHKDATEEELKIKEINSGIYCFKGEKLKRALNNITNDNAQGEYYITDVITILKEEGSRVGAYAIEDSNEIHGINSRVQLSFSERIMRERINKEHMEKGVTIINPQNTYIEPDVIIGNDSIIYPGTVITGKSIIGEDCIIGENCRIEDSKIGNGVQIYSSTITESTVGDECKIGPYAHLRPNSHLGNKIKIGNFVEVKNSTIGDNSKAGHLAYIGDADVGKNVNIGCGVVFVNYNGRSKFRSLVEDNAFIGSNTNLVAPVIVRKWGYVAAGSTITEEVGEGCLSIARARQINKDGWVERKGLKRE